The Alosa sapidissima isolate fAloSap1 chromosome 5, fAloSap1.pri, whole genome shotgun sequence genome has a window encoding:
- the tmed8 gene encoding protein TMED8 isoform X1, with amino-acid sequence MPVVKPASTWTSGSLKELKTNLQQEKGAVVKVYRGNIMTVHVPTVAEYQRVCWEFATDNYDIGFGVYFDWSPITNYAITVHISESSDDEDEEEQEELANVADVEKGCKVTVNTNLGEILPMYRQDSHHAVQGGSHEFPGEGTYLLKFDNSYSLWRNKTLYYRVYYSN; translated from the exons ATGCCTGTTGTGAAGCCTGCATCCACCTGGACTTCAGGGTCCCTTAAGGAGCTGAAAACAAATCTGCAACAAGAGAAGGGTGCTGTTGTGAAAGTTTACCGTGGCAACATCATGACAGTGCATGTCCCAACTGTAGCAGAATACCAGCGTGTATGTTGGGAGTTTGCCACTGACAACTATGACATTGGCTTTGGTGTATACTTTGATTGGTCACCAATCACCAACTATGCCATTACTGTTCATATTAGTGAGTCcagtgatgatgaagatgaagaggagCAAGAAG AACTAGCGAACGTTGCTGATGTTGAAAAAGGATGCAAAGTGACTGTCAACACAAACTTGGGAGAGATTCTGCCAATGTATCGACAGGACAGTCACCATGCAGTCCAAGGTGGCAGCCATGAATTTCCTGGGGAGGGCACCTATCTTCTTAAGTTTGACAACTCCTATTCACTTTGGAGAAACAAGACTTTGTACTACAGAGTGTACTATAGTAACTAA
- the tmed8 gene encoding protein TMED8 isoform X2: MPVVKPASTWTSGSLKELKTNLQQEKGAVVKVYRGNIMTVHVPTVAEYQRVCWEFATDNYDIGFGVYFDWSPITNYAITVHISESSDDEDEEEQEGRDPVFGKHWSTGWYSVATNRHIGFAPHVVLPEEL; encoded by the exons ATGCCTGTTGTGAAGCCTGCATCCACCTGGACTTCAGGGTCCCTTAAGGAGCTGAAAACAAATCTGCAACAAGAGAAGGGTGCTGTTGTGAAAGTTTACCGTGGCAACATCATGACAGTGCATGTCCCAACTGTAGCAGAATACCAGCGTGTATGTTGGGAGTTTGCCACTGACAACTATGACATTGGCTTTGGTGTATACTTTGATTGGTCACCAATCACCAACTATGCCATTACTGTTCATATTAGTGAGTCcagtgatgatgaagatgaagaggagCAAGAAG gtcgcgacccagtctttgggaaacactggtctacagGGTGGTATTCAGTtgccacaaacagacacattggATTTGCACCCCATGTTGTGCTTCCAGAAGAGTTATAA